A genomic window from Pseudonocardia broussonetiae includes:
- a CDS encoding pilus assembly protein CpaE, with protein MITLELAQRLRAAGLPWSPASGDRFVIDGRDMDEHVFVVSELTIDVHEGPGGRVLRFNGTTEWALDSVEADDVVWLPHEGQLRAALGRAFARLEPVGDGWAVQLADGHREVDVDAERAYARALLTRLLGA; from the coding sequence GTGATCACCCTCGAGCTGGCGCAGCGGCTGCGGGCCGCCGGGCTGCCGTGGTCGCCGGCGTCGGGCGACCGGTTCGTCATCGACGGCCGCGACATGGACGAGCACGTGTTCGTCGTCAGCGAGCTCACCATCGACGTGCACGAGGGCCCCGGCGGCCGCGTCCTGCGCTTCAACGGCACGACCGAGTGGGCGCTGGACAGCGTCGAGGCCGACGACGTGGTCTGGCTGCCGCACGAGGGGCAGCTCCGGGCGGCGCTGGGGCGGGCGTTCGCGCGGCTGGAGCCGGTCGGCGACGGCTGGGCGGTGCAGCTGGCCGACGGCCACCGGGAGGTCGACGTCGACGCCGAGCGCGCCTACGCCCGCGCCCTGCTCACGCGCCTGCTCGGGGCGTAG
- the metH gene encoding methionine synthase, with translation MDVLDQRVVVADGAMGTMLQAADLTLDDFAGLEGCNEILNDTRPDVVRHIHRAYFEAGADAVETNTFGANLPNLADYDIADRIHELALKGTRLAREVADETATPDRPRFVLGSVGPGTKLPTLGHATFASLRDAYTECGRGMLEGGADAIVIETCQDLLQVKAAVLGMKRAMAAEGRRIPIVTQVAMETTGTMLLGSEIGAALTALEPLGIDLIGLNCSTGPAEMSEHLRTLSKHSRIPLSVMPNAGLPVLGPNGAEYPLDPDGLAEALATFVRDYGLQLVGGCCGTTPAHVTAFADAVRDLTPPTRNPRPEPGLSSLYASVPFRQDTSVLMIGERTNANGSKKFREAMLEEDWETCVGIARDQTREGAHMIDLCIDYVGRDGVADMSELAGRLATASTLPVMLDSTEPDVLRAGLERLGGRSIINSVNYEDGDGPESRFQKAMELVREHGAAVVALCIDEEGQARTAEWKVRVADRLIRDLTTHHGMHVQDIVVDTLTFPITTGQEEVRRDALETIEAIRELKRRWPDVQTTLGVSNVSFGLNAAARQVLNSVFLHECVNAGLDTAIVSAAKILPMAKIDDEQRSVALDLVYDRRREGYDPLNRFMELFEGVSASSARASRAEELAGLPLFERLERRIVDGEREGLDADLTEALESRPALEIINDTLLSGMKTVGELFGSGQMQLPFVLASAEVMKTAVAFLEPHMEKAEDDTGKGTIVLATVKGDVHDIGKNLVDIILTNNGYTVVNLGIKQPISTILSAAEEHRADAVGMSGLLVKSTVIMKENLQEMNSRGAAAKLPVLLGGAALTRSYVENDLQEVYEGRVSYARDAFEGLRLMDATMARRRGEVPETTPEEEAAKAERKARHEKSQRVAAKRRAAEAAVAGPVPDRSNVTVDNAIPTPPFWGTRVVKGISLAEYSGMVDERALFLGQWGLRGSKKGDGPSYEELVETEGRPRMRYWLDRLATEGVLAHAAVVYGYFPAVSEGDALVVLTDARPDAPERYRLEFPRQRRDRHLCLADFWRPRSLAVERGEVDVLPLHLVTMGQPIADYANELFAKDAYRDYLEVHGLGVQLTEALAELWHRRIREELTFPSGEAVAAEDPEDVEEFFKLGFRGARYSLGYGACPNLEDRTKLVDLLQPGRIGVELSEELQLHPEQSTDAMVAHHPEAKYFNAG, from the coding sequence ATGGACGTGCTCGACCAGCGCGTCGTCGTCGCCGACGGCGCCATGGGCACCATGCTGCAGGCCGCCGACCTGACCCTCGACGACTTCGCGGGCCTCGAGGGGTGCAACGAGATCCTCAACGACACCCGCCCCGACGTCGTGCGGCACATCCACCGCGCCTACTTCGAGGCCGGCGCCGACGCCGTCGAGACGAACACGTTCGGGGCCAACCTGCCCAACCTGGCCGACTACGACATCGCCGACCGCATCCACGAGCTCGCGCTGAAGGGCACGCGGCTCGCGCGCGAGGTCGCCGACGAGACGGCCACGCCCGACCGCCCGCGCTTCGTCCTGGGCTCGGTGGGCCCGGGCACCAAGCTGCCGACGCTGGGCCACGCCACGTTCGCGAGCCTGCGCGACGCCTACACCGAGTGCGGTCGCGGCATGCTCGAGGGCGGCGCCGACGCGATCGTCATCGAGACCTGCCAGGACCTGCTGCAGGTCAAGGCGGCCGTGCTGGGCATGAAGCGGGCGATGGCGGCCGAGGGCCGCCGCATCCCGATCGTCACCCAGGTCGCCATGGAGACCACCGGCACGATGCTGCTGGGCTCGGAGATCGGGGCCGCGCTCACCGCGCTCGAGCCGCTGGGCATCGACCTCATCGGCCTCAACTGCTCCACCGGCCCGGCCGAGATGAGCGAGCACCTGCGCACGCTGTCGAAGCACTCGCGCATCCCGCTGTCGGTCATGCCCAACGCCGGCCTGCCGGTGCTCGGCCCGAACGGCGCGGAGTACCCGCTCGACCCCGACGGGCTCGCCGAGGCCCTCGCCACGTTCGTCCGCGACTACGGGCTGCAGCTCGTCGGCGGCTGCTGCGGCACCACCCCGGCGCACGTCACGGCGTTCGCCGACGCCGTCCGCGACCTCACCCCGCCCACCCGCAACCCGCGCCCCGAGCCCGGCCTGAGCTCGCTCTACGCCTCGGTGCCGTTCCGCCAGGACACCTCGGTGCTGATGATCGGCGAGCGGACCAACGCCAACGGCTCCAAGAAGTTCCGCGAGGCCATGCTCGAGGAGGACTGGGAGACCTGCGTCGGGATCGCGCGCGACCAGACCCGCGAGGGCGCGCACATGATCGACCTGTGCATCGACTACGTCGGCCGCGACGGCGTCGCCGACATGTCGGAGCTGGCCGGGCGGCTGGCCACGGCGTCGACGCTGCCGGTGATGCTCGACTCCACCGAGCCCGACGTCCTCCGGGCCGGCCTGGAGCGCCTGGGCGGGCGCTCGATCATCAACTCGGTCAACTACGAGGACGGCGACGGCCCGGAGTCCCGCTTCCAGAAGGCGATGGAGCTCGTCCGGGAGCACGGTGCGGCGGTCGTCGCGCTGTGCATCGACGAGGAGGGCCAGGCGCGCACCGCGGAGTGGAAGGTCCGGGTGGCCGACCGGCTCATCCGCGACCTCACCACCCACCACGGCATGCACGTGCAGGACATCGTCGTCGACACGCTCACCTTCCCGATCACCACCGGGCAGGAGGAGGTGCGCCGCGACGCGCTCGAGACCATCGAGGCCATCCGCGAGCTCAAGCGGCGCTGGCCCGACGTGCAGACCACCCTGGGCGTCTCGAACGTCTCCTTCGGCCTCAACGCCGCCGCCCGCCAGGTCCTGAACTCGGTGTTCCTGCACGAGTGCGTCAACGCCGGGCTCGACACCGCGATCGTGTCGGCGGCCAAGATCCTGCCGATGGCCAAGATCGACGACGAGCAGCGGTCCGTCGCGCTCGACCTCGTCTACGACCGGCGCCGCGAGGGCTACGACCCGCTCAACCGCTTCATGGAGCTGTTCGAGGGCGTCTCGGCGTCCTCGGCCCGGGCCAGCCGCGCGGAGGAGCTGGCCGGGCTGCCGCTGTTCGAGCGCCTGGAGCGGCGCATCGTCGACGGCGAGCGCGAGGGCCTCGACGCCGACCTCACCGAGGCGCTGGAGTCCCGGCCGGCCCTGGAGATCATCAACGACACCCTGCTGTCGGGCATGAAGACCGTCGGCGAGCTGTTCGGCTCCGGCCAGATGCAGCTGCCGTTCGTGCTGGCCAGCGCCGAGGTGATGAAGACGGCGGTGGCGTTCCTCGAGCCGCACATGGAGAAGGCCGAGGACGACACCGGCAAGGGCACGATCGTGCTCGCCACCGTCAAGGGCGACGTCCACGACATCGGCAAGAACCTCGTCGACATCATCCTCACCAACAACGGCTACACCGTGGTCAACCTGGGCATCAAGCAGCCCATCTCGACGATCCTGAGCGCCGCCGAGGAGCACCGCGCCGACGCCGTCGGGATGTCGGGGCTGCTCGTGAAGTCCACGGTGATCATGAAGGAGAACCTGCAGGAGATGAACTCCCGCGGGGCCGCGGCGAAGCTGCCGGTGCTGCTCGGCGGCGCCGCGCTCACCCGCTCCTACGTGGAGAACGACCTGCAGGAGGTCTACGAGGGCCGGGTCTCCTACGCCCGCGACGCCTTCGAGGGCCTGCGCCTGATGGACGCCACGATGGCGCGCCGCCGCGGCGAGGTCCCCGAGACCACGCCGGAGGAGGAGGCCGCGAAGGCCGAGCGCAAGGCGCGGCACGAGAAGTCGCAGCGGGTCGCGGCCAAGCGCCGGGCCGCCGAGGCCGCCGTGGCGGGGCCGGTGCCCGACCGCTCGAACGTCACGGTCGACAACGCGATCCCGACGCCGCCGTTCTGGGGCACGCGGGTCGTCAAGGGCATCTCGCTGGCCGAGTACTCCGGGATGGTCGACGAGCGCGCCCTGTTCCTGGGGCAGTGGGGGCTGCGCGGCTCCAAGAAGGGCGACGGGCCCAGCTACGAGGAGCTCGTGGAGACCGAGGGCCGGCCGCGGATGCGGTACTGGCTCGACCGGCTCGCCACGGAGGGCGTGCTCGCGCACGCCGCCGTCGTCTACGGGTACTTCCCGGCGGTGTCGGAGGGCGACGCGCTGGTGGTCCTGACCGACGCGCGGCCGGACGCGCCGGAGCGCTACCGGCTGGAGTTCCCGCGCCAGCGCCGCGACCGGCACCTGTGCCTGGCCGACTTCTGGCGGCCGCGCTCGCTCGCCGTCGAGCGCGGCGAGGTCGACGTGCTGCCGCTGCACCTGGTCACCATGGGGCAGCCGATCGCCGACTACGCCAACGAGCTGTTCGCGAAGGACGCCTACCGCGACTACCTGGAGGTCCACGGCCTGGGCGTGCAGCTCACCGAGGCCCTCGCCGAGCTGTGGCACCGGCGCATCCGCGAGGAGCTGACGTTCCCGTCCGGTGAGGCCGTGGCGGCGGAGGACCCCGAGGACGTCGAGGAGTTCTTCAAGCTCGGCTTCCGCGGCGCCCGCTACTCACTGGGCTACGGCGCGTGCCCCAACCTCGAGGACCGCACCAAGCTCGTCGACCTGCTGCAGCCCGGCCGGATCGGCGTGGAGCTGTCGGAGGAGCTGCAGCTGCACCCCGAGCAGTCGACGGACGCGATGGTGGCCCACCACCCGGAGGCGAAGTACTTCAATGCCGGGTAG
- a CDS encoding PAC2 family protein, translated as MTDPDPASDLPRLVDPVMIAAFEGWNDAGEAASTALEHLELSWDATPLASIDPEDYYDFQVTRPHVRYTDGVTRKIEWMTTRLSVATLPGTERHVVLVNGIEPNLRWRSFCSELLGHVERLGVTKVITLGALLTDIPHTRPTTVSGISYDVDSAKRMQVEQSTYQGATGIVGVFQNACVEAGVPAMSFWAAVPHYVSQARVPKAAVALLHRIEEVLDVEVPLGGLPEQAEEWERTVSEMAEADDEVREYVRQLEEQAEAEDTDVLPEADGDAIAADFERYLRRRGSGGAGS; from the coding sequence ATGACCGATCCCGACCCGGCATCCGACCTGCCCCGCCTCGTCGACCCGGTGATGATCGCCGCGTTCGAGGGCTGGAACGACGCGGGTGAGGCCGCGAGCACCGCCCTCGAGCACCTCGAGCTCAGCTGGGACGCCACGCCGCTGGCCTCGATCGACCCCGAGGACTACTACGACTTCCAGGTCACGCGCCCGCACGTCCGCTACACCGACGGCGTCACGCGCAAGATCGAGTGGATGACCACCCGGCTCTCGGTGGCCACGCTGCCCGGCACCGAGCGGCACGTCGTCCTCGTCAACGGCATCGAGCCGAACCTGCGCTGGCGGTCGTTCTGCTCCGAGCTGCTCGGCCACGTCGAGCGCCTGGGCGTGACCAAGGTCATCACCCTGGGCGCGCTGCTCACCGACATCCCGCACACCCGGCCCACCACCGTGAGCGGCATCTCCTACGACGTCGACTCGGCGAAGCGGATGCAGGTCGAGCAGTCCACCTACCAGGGCGCCACCGGCATCGTGGGCGTGTTCCAGAACGCCTGCGTGGAGGCCGGCGTGCCGGCCATGTCGTTCTGGGCCGCCGTGCCGCACTACGTCTCGCAGGCCCGCGTGCCCAAGGCGGCCGTGGCGCTGCTGCACCGCATCGAGGAGGTCCTCGACGTCGAGGTGCCCCTCGGGGGGCTGCCCGAGCAGGCCGAGGAGTGGGAGCGCACCGTCTCGGAGATGGCCGAGGCCGACGACGAGGTGCGCGAGTACGTCCGCCAGCTCGAGGAGCAGGCCGAGGCCGAGGACACCGACGTGCTGCCCGAGGCCGACGGCGACGCCATCGCCGCCGACTTCGAGCGCTACCTGCGTCGCCGTGGCAGCGGGGGCGCGGGCAGCTGA
- a CDS encoding MFS transporter — protein sequence MNTAGARTGLARSGLYAGAFLGPFGGGVTVAMLPELGAAFGVSAATAASSVTAYLLPFAAAMLFSGTLGERWGRRRTVVVAYAAYVVASLACVLAPTWELFLAGRVLQGLANAFTTPLLLAALAGSAAPERLGRALGWFGSLQAAGQTSAPLLGGIAAELDWRLAFGGVAAVAVLLGLAGIPPSERRAGARPALRAAWRPAVLRAGLVAAVGWGCLAGLNFLVALRLEEAFGLGSGPRGLVLTGLGVAGLLTARIVGGAVDRIGPRRAVLAGAATGVVVVVGVGTAPAVWMVAAVWALGGVATQLVLVGVNALVLRDTGGNAGGSMSVVQALRFGGGALAPPALTPLYAADPLTAFLLPAALLAAVVPVALPRSREAPPGDGPTPRAGA from the coding sequence CTGAACACCGCAGGGGCCCGGACCGGGCTGGCCCGGTCCGGTCTCTACGCGGGCGCGTTCCTCGGGCCCTTCGGCGGCGGTGTCACCGTCGCGATGCTCCCCGAGCTGGGTGCGGCGTTCGGCGTCAGCGCGGCCACCGCGGCCTCGTCGGTCACGGCCTACCTGCTGCCCTTCGCCGCGGCGATGCTGTTCTCGGGCACGCTCGGCGAGCGCTGGGGGCGGCGGCGCACGGTCGTGGTCGCCTACGCGGCGTACGTCGTCGCCTCGCTGGCCTGCGTGCTCGCCCCGACCTGGGAGCTGTTCCTCGCCGGACGGGTGCTGCAGGGGCTCGCGAACGCGTTCACCACTCCCCTGCTGCTGGCGGCGCTCGCCGGGTCGGCCGCCCCGGAGCGGCTGGGCCGCGCGCTGGGGTGGTTCGGGTCGCTGCAGGCCGCGGGCCAGACCTCGGCGCCGCTGCTGGGCGGGATCGCCGCCGAGCTCGACTGGCGGCTGGCCTTCGGCGGCGTCGCCGCCGTCGCGGTGCTGCTGGGACTGGCCGGGATCCCGCCGTCGGAGCGCCGGGCCGGGGCGCGCCCCGCGCTGCGCGCGGCGTGGCGGCCCGCCGTGCTGCGGGCGGGGCTCGTGGCGGCCGTCGGGTGGGGCTGCCTGGCCGGGCTGAACTTCCTGGTCGCGCTGCGCCTGGAGGAGGCGTTCGGGCTGGGGTCGGGCCCGCGCGGGCTGGTGCTGACCGGGCTCGGCGTGGCCGGGCTGCTCACGGCGCGGATCGTGGGCGGGGCGGTCGACCGCATCGGCCCGCGGCGCGCGGTCCTGGCCGGCGCGGCGACCGGCGTCGTCGTCGTCGTCGGGGTGGGCACGGCGCCCGCCGTGTGGATGGTCGCGGCGGTGTGGGCGCTGGGCGGGGTGGCCACGCAGCTCGTGCTCGTCGGCGTCAACGCGCTGGTGCTGCGCGATACGGGCGGCAACGCGGGCGGCTCGATGTCCGTGGTGCAGGCGCTGCGGTTCGGCGGCGGTGCGCTGGCCCCGCCCGCCCTCACCCCGCTCTACGCCGCCGACCCGCTCACGGCGTTCCTGCTGCCGGCGGCGCTGCTGGCGGCGGTGGTGCCGGTGGCGCTCCCCCGGTCCCGCGAGGCTCCGCCCGGGGACGGGCCTACGCCCCGAGCAGGCGCGTGA